A stretch of Dehalococcoidia bacterium DNA encodes these proteins:
- a CDS encoding NADH-quinone oxidoreductase subunit N translates to MNLYYISPELSMIVLAIVVVLLDLAVQKKGILTAVSVVGLAVPLYLTLTLSGAVAGAAGGRALTFSDMFIVDSYSLFFKVLFIAVAALVILASQDYMVKMKRFHGEYLALVLFCTSGFMFLASSGELITIYLSLELTALSLAVLICFLKDGRSTEASIKFLLLSAISSAVMLYGMALVFGLTGTTKLGEIAQSIGSVSHMVQQPALLMGVVFIITGFGFKVASVPFQMWVPDVYEGAPTPVTAFLSVASKAAGFAVLLRVLYMAFGAVSEDWGLLFAVLAALSMFLGNLVAVAQSNVKRMLAYSTIAHAGYLLIGLAATSALGTGAVLFYLAAYAITNLGAFFAIIAITNKTGSDNIADFTGMAQRAPVLSFVLAVCLVSLTGVPPTAVFWAKIYLFNAAIQSNLVWLVVVGVANSVISAYFYMRVIKVMYLGQPASDERVPSSGALRLALAITGIGVIVIGLLPAPLLRAAEVALTRFP, encoded by the coding sequence ATGAACCTGTATTACATAAGCCCGGAACTCAGCATGATCGTGCTGGCGATTGTGGTGGTCTTGCTGGACCTGGCCGTGCAGAAGAAGGGCATCCTGACGGCGGTCAGCGTCGTGGGCCTGGCGGTTCCCCTCTACCTCACGCTGACGCTGTCGGGCGCGGTGGCCGGAGCGGCGGGCGGCCGCGCGCTCACGTTCTCCGACATGTTCATCGTGGACTCGTACAGCCTGTTTTTCAAGGTGCTCTTCATCGCCGTCGCCGCGCTGGTTATCCTGGCCTCGCAAGACTACATGGTCAAGATGAAGCGCTTCCACGGCGAGTATCTGGCGCTCGTGCTGTTCTGCACCTCCGGATTCATGTTCCTTGCGTCCTCCGGAGAGCTCATCACCATCTATCTCTCGCTGGAGCTGACGGCGCTCTCCCTGGCCGTCCTCATCTGCTTCCTGAAGGACGGCCGCTCGACTGAGGCCAGCATCAAGTTCCTGCTGCTGAGCGCCATCAGCTCGGCGGTGATGCTCTATGGCATGGCGCTCGTCTTCGGGCTGACGGGCACGACGAAGTTGGGGGAGATAGCCCAGAGTATCGGGAGCGTTTCCCACATGGTCCAGCAGCCGGCGCTGCTGATGGGCGTGGTGTTCATCATAACGGGCTTCGGCTTCAAGGTGGCAAGCGTGCCGTTCCAGATGTGGGTGCCGGACGTTTATGAGGGCGCGCCCACGCCGGTGACGGCCTTCCTCTCCGTGGCGTCCAAGGCGGCGGGATTCGCCGTGCTGCTGCGGGTGCTCTACATGGCGTTCGGCGCCGTGAGCGAGGACTGGGGTCTGCTCTTCGCGGTGCTGGCGGCTTTGTCCATGTTCCTCGGCAACCTGGTGGCCGTAGCGCAGTCGAACGTAAAGCGCATGCTGGCGTACAGCACCATCGCCCACGCGGGGTACCTGCTCATCGGCCTGGCGGCCACGTCCGCGCTGGGAACCGGCGCTGTCCTGTTCTACTTGGCGGCCTACGCTATCACCAACCTGGGCGCTTTCTTCGCGATCATAGCCATCACCAACAAGACGGGCAGCGACAACATCGCCGACTTCACGGGCATGGCCCAGCGCGCGCCGGTGCTGTCCTTCGTGCTGGCCGTATGCCTCGTGTCTCTGACGGGCGTCCCGCCCACGGCGGTATTCTGGGCCAAGATATACTTGTTCAACGCCGCCATTCAGAGCAACCTGGTGTGGCTGGTGGTCGTGGGCGTGGCGAACAGTGTCATCTCCGCCTACTTCTACATGCGTGTCATCAAGGTGATGTACCTGGGCCAACCCGCCTCCGACGAGCGCGTGCCCTCCTCTGGCGCCCTGCGGCTTGCCCTGGCCATCACGGGCATCGGCGTCATCGTCATTGGTCTGCTGCCCGCTCCTCTGCTGCGGGCCGCGGAGGTTGCTCTCACCCGCTTCCCATAG